DNA from Pelobacter propionicus DSM 2379:
TGGCAGCCTTCGCCGGAGGCAAGGTTTCGGTTCGCATCGAGCCCACGAGCGGCGCGGTCCAGATCAGGGCACCGCAGACCAGGCGGACGCCGGGGGTGGCCATCCCGGAACGCGAACAGCTCACCCGGGCCATGAAACTGATTTCCGAGCTGGGGTGGCACGACAGCGACCTGGGCGAACCGGTCGTCACCAGGATGATGAACGCCAGCATGCCCATGGGCGGCGGGAGCAAAGACATCACGCAGAGCCAGGATGGCGTCCTGATCACCTACAAACGCCAGATCGAGGTTGACGGCAAACGCATCGACATCCTCAACGGGGGGGGAGTGACCAGGGTACACATGGCCAGCGACGGCGCCATCCTGAGCGTCTCGCGCAACTGGAGAAAGGTGCAGAGCAACCAGGCCGTGGCACGCATCAAGGGGTTCGAAGAAGCACGCAAAGAGGCGCTGGCCAGGACCGGCAAGCCCGAGGCCTACAAGCTTGATCAGTGGAAATTCGGCTACAAGGAACAGGCCGCCAGCGACGAACTCCAGCTGGTGTTCCAGTTCGCCTTTCTGCCCAGGAACGGCCAGGACCCCATGAACACCCCGCCACGACTGGTTGAAGTATCGGCGGAGAAATAGCGGCGCGCCCTCGCGCTTCCCGTGGGCGGCGGGCAGGAAGCAAGCCGCGCCTTCCGCCCTTCCCGTCACCCGGCGACCTCACAAAAACCGCACAACATCAGGGAGAATACCATGAAGACAGCAGCGATTCGACTGATACAGCAGTGTCTCACCAATGAGGGATGGCTATCGGAAGCACCGGACGGTCGGCTCGGCCCCAAGACCCACGGAGCGATGAAGAGCGCTCTGCTCAAGCGCGGCACCACCTTGCCCGCTGGCTGGCAGGAGTGGCCTGAGTCTCGCAGGGCGGTCGCCTACCTCCAGCTGCTCTGCAGGGAGCGGAACATCGACGCCGGAGAGGTCGACGGCTGGTGGGGACCGCAGACCGATTACGCCTACGCCACCCTGGCGGCTCTTCTGACCAGCGGCGAGATGCCGCCCCTCTGGCGGGATGACACCCCGCTTCTCACCAACCCCCACAACTGGCCGGAGCAGAACGAGGCGGCCCTGAATGCCTTCTTCGGTCCGGTGGGCACGCAGCAGACAAAGCTGCTCCTTCCCTACCCCCACCGCATTGCCTGGAACCTGCGTCAGACCGTCACGAGTTTTTCCTGCAATTCCCGGGTCCATGACAGCGCCCTGAAGGTGCTGACCAAGACGTTCGACCACTACGGCATGGAACGGATCAGGGATCTGCGCCTGGACCGCTGGGGCGGCTGCCTCAACGTGCGCAGGATGCGCGGCGGCAGCAAATGGTCCATGCACGCCTGGGGAATCGCCATAGACTACGACCCCGAACGCAACCAGCTGACCTGGGGACGTGAGCGAGCCGCCTTCAGCCGACCGGAATACGCCGCCTGGTGGCGTTTCTGGGAGGAAGAGGGGTGGGTGAGCCTGGGGCGCCGCAAAAACTACGACTGGATGCACGTGCAGGCGGCGCGGCTGTGAACTGCGGACCGGCAGACAGCCATGGGCCGGGCGCGAAGAGCGATGCGCTTTTTTAGTGACACGACAACGCCTTCTTCATCGGGGGCGTTGCTGTGCTCAGCCCGGAAAAACAATCCAGATATGCTATGCTACTTCACAGTTGATCCATATAACAACGAATTCGCCTTCCCCGGAACAGACGGCTTTGCGGCGAAGACGACGGCACGCCACCTGCTCCAGCTTTTCCGTGGGCAGCCTCAAGAAAGGAGTCCAGGCATGGCCGGAAAAATCAAACAGATGATCGACGCGATTATCGAGCAGCGTACCAGAAACAACCCGGAGTTGAGCGGAGTGGTCAGGACCAAGCTGATGCTCAAGGGGGTCGACCCCAACAGGTATACGGAAACATCGGAAGACGACCCCAGGATCATCTCCATCCTGGAGGGAATCATCAAGACCTGTTCCTGATGGTTCGCAACGGTCCACCCTGCCCCCAACCCGTTCTCGACGAAAAGGAGTTTCTTTATGAAGATACGTAACGCATATGCGGAAAACCAGGCGCTCGACAGGGCAATAGAGACGATCACGGGCGCATTTGCCGGATTTGAACCGGTGCTGCTGATCTTCTTCGCCTCACCGTTCTTTGAGGGCACGGCGGTCAGTGCGGCAATGGCCGGCGCCTTCCCCAACGCCACGGTCTTCGGCTGCTCATCTGCCGGCGAACTCACCACGGGGAGGATGCTGAACAACGCCATTTCAGCCCTGGCCTTTTCCCGGGAGGCCATCGGAGATGTATGCATCCAGGTGGTGGAGGACATGCGCAACGGCATGGATGTCAACAAAGCCTTCAATGCCTTCCAGGAGCACTATGGCATATCCTCCCACGACCTGGACCCATCCCGCCACATAGGCATCGTGCTGGTGGACGGCCTCTGCCGGAGAGAAGAGGAGCTGATGGACCGCATCGGCGACCTGACCATGGTCAACTTTATCGGCGGCTCGGCCGGAGACGACTTCCAGTTCCGGGAGACCCACGTCTACGCCAACGGCACATCCTACACCAACGCAGCGGTGCTGGCCATCGTGCGCCCGCTGATTCCCTTTACCTTTGTCAAGACCCAGAGCTTTGTTCCCCTTGACCGCAAGCTGCTGGTTACCGAGGCCCGTGAAGAGGCGCGCGAGGTGATCAGCTTCAACGGGAAACCGGCAGCCCAGGCCTATGCCGAGGCCCTGGGAGTCGCCACGGAAGAGGCCTCCCGGCGCCTGAAGCACAACCCGCTGGGACTGATCGTGGACGGCATCCCCTTCGTGCGCAGTCCGCAGCGCATCCAGGGGAGCAGCATGCTCTTCTACTGCGGCATCAAGGAGGGGATGGAGCTCTCGCTGCTGGAAGCAACCGACATCATCGCCGATACCCGCGCCGCGCTGGATCAGGCGCGGAAGAAGATCGGCCCGCTCTCGGGAGTGCTCAGCTTCAACTGCATCATGAGGATTCAGGAGCTGGAGCAGAACGGCCTGACCGATCAGTACGGAGCGCTGTTAGGCGACGTCCCCACCGCCGGCCTGGGCACCTATGGTGAGCAGTTCATCGGCCATGTCAACCAGACCGCAACCATGCTGGTCTTCGGCTGAGAGCAACCACCCAGGTCACGGAAGGAGGCTGTCGTGGAGTTGCAGGACATGGGCGGCCGCCTGACCCCGGCATAGCAGGAAAAAACAGCCATCTGTTCAAAAAGAGGGGGGCGTGACGTCTGTCTGACGTCACGCCCCCCTCTGGTATTGCCCAGAAACGCTGACAGTGCAGTTTCCGGTCCTGGGCTTTCCCCCGGAACAGGCAGGAGTGGAATCAGATCGCAACCTATTGTCTCGCAGCCGCCAGAGCCCCAGAAAAACTGCTCCGGAAAACAGCTTCCGTTCTTGATCTGCGGCCACCCGTCGCTGGGCCCGCATCCGGCTGACAAGCCCCTCTTATCCCCGGGCGCGCCCATCGTGCGCCACCCTTCAGCCCAGCTCCCCGTACATCCGGCGGACCTCTTCGTGGCCATGGATCCGCTCCAGCCTCCTGATGATGAAATGGCCGCGCCCCATATCCTGAAAGTGATCGATGAACAGGGCATTGATCGCCGCGCCACCCAAGGCCCCCAGCACCGGCACCGCCTGGGCAGCCGCCTTCTGGGAGACAACGACGGAAAAGCGCGCCGCTACCTGGGTGATCAGCCTGACAAGGGCCGGAGCGCCCTTCCGGGTCAGCCCCTTTCGGGCCAGGTGCTCGGCAGCTTCCGAGACCGCCTTGGCAAGGGCCGCCCTGGCCGCGAAATAGCCCGCCTCGGCCGGATCGTCACCCTTCGACTGTCCGCCCAGGGCCAGCACCTGCAGGCACTGGAGCCTGGCATCCGGGTGGCGCAGATCCTCCCCCTGACTGCGGGCGATGTCAGCAATGGAACGCAGCATGATCGCCGTGGAGACAGGCAGCTCGATCGCCAGGGCCGACAGGCCGAATACACCTCCAGTGGCGCCGGTGGCCCCCACCGCGACCTTGTGCCACCAGTTGGACGCCTCCCCCCCGCATCCGTCCCGGTCCATGGTCAATAGGGCGACAGCCAGCGCCTTTTCGATGGACTTGCGGGCAGCGGCAATGATTGCCCCATGCAGCGATTCGGGCAGTCTCCTGAATCCGGCTTCGATGGGGGCGCCGACCAGACTGCTCAGGCGGGCGGCCAACCCAGGATTCTCCAACAGGTTCCTGGCTGTCCGCAGATCAGCTATTTCCGTGGCTGAGAGCGCCATGTACGTCCCTCCGATCCGGGAAATCACACCCCGCCGTACTTCCGGTTGAAATCATCGTCGCTCATGATCAGCAGGAGTATGGCATCGATAAATCCCAGGAGCGCCGGGATGAAGGTCCAGCAGAAGAGCAGATAGAGGATGCCCGCCCCGCTACGTCCCAGGTAGAACTTGTGGATGCCGAAGCCACCCAGGAACAGGGCGAACAGGATTGCCGCCAGTTTGCTTTTGCCGTTGGGCGCCACCGCGCCCAGGCTGCCAAAGGGGGATGCCTGCCGCACCCCGCACTTGGGGCAGATCTCGGCCCTGGCCTTGATGATCGCCCCGCACTCCGAGCAGTATTTCTCATCCGGGCCTTTTTGACCGCTTCCGTTCATCATTTCCTCCTGGTACAGCCTGCAGATAGAATTACGGGGTGTCCCACACAGCACCAAAACCTTGCGGCCAACGCAACTTGAATCAGCCCTTCCCGTCACCACATGTATCAGAATCATCCAAGAATAGCCACGGCAAAGAGCCGGCAAGAAGCACCCTCATCCCCTCTGCCTCAGCTCCCGGAACATCCGAATTGAAATGATGGGGCAATCAGGGTAAAGTGCCGCTGAGATTTCACTGCGAGGAGATGCTTCATGTCACGACGATTGCCCAAGATGCTCTATGCCGACCCGCAAGGGAACATCTTCGACCACCCCGAACTCTGCATGGCGGGCATGAACGGAAACCAGACAGTGCTGCCGGAGGAGATGGAACTGATCCCGCTCCCCGAGGACAGCCGGCTGTTCACCATGCCAGCCATGCCGCCCATAGCCTGGGACCGGCGCACAAAGAGCTTCATCACCCTGGAGAGCGTCCCCGGGGGGAGGAGACGGGGGCCCCAGCAGATCCAGGCCGTGGCCGCCTTCATGGCCCCTGGCTACATGCGCACCCTGCTGCCGGCCTGCGACTATCCCACAGAGAGGGAACACCTGCCGCTCTGGTCTTACACCGCCGTGGGCTGGGACGAGGAGCAGGAGTGCTTCGTGGTGGCAGCCACCCGGGTGGATAGCAACCGGAACTGGGACCCCTGCAACTACGACGACCGCACCCTGGACCCGCTGGTGCGCACAATGCTAGGGGAGATGCCGGACAACCGACTGCTGGAGCAACTGGCCCGCTGCGCCCTGGACTACCACTGCTTTGCCGCCAAGAACCTCTTCTACCGCCGCTGGGAGGCTCCGCTGCCCACCTCGCCGGTCTGCAACTCCGCCTGCCTGGGGTGCATCAGCCTGCAGCCGTCAGA
Protein-coding regions in this window:
- a CDS encoding M15 family metallopeptidase, whose amino-acid sequence is MKTAAIRLIQQCLTNEGWLSEAPDGRLGPKTHGAMKSALLKRGTTLPAGWQEWPESRRAVAYLQLLCRERNIDAGEVDGWWGPQTDYAYATLAALLTSGEMPPLWRDDTPLLTNPHNWPEQNEAALNAFFGPVGTQQTKLLLPYPHRIAWNLRQTVTSFSCNSRVHDSALKVLTKTFDHYGMERIRDLRLDRWGGCLNVRRMRGGSKWSMHAWGIAIDYDPERNQLTWGRERAAFSRPEYAAWWRFWEEEGWVSLGRRKNYDWMHVQAARL
- a CDS encoding FIST signal transduction protein — protein: MKIRNAYAENQALDRAIETITGAFAGFEPVLLIFFASPFFEGTAVSAAMAGAFPNATVFGCSSAGELTTGRMLNNAISALAFSREAIGDVCIQVVEDMRNGMDVNKAFNAFQEHYGISSHDLDPSRHIGIVLVDGLCRREEELMDRIGDLTMVNFIGGSAGDDFQFRETHVYANGTSYTNAAVLAIVRPLIPFTFVKTQSFVPLDRKLLVTEAREEAREVISFNGKPAAQAYAEALGVATEEASRRLKHNPLGLIVDGIPFVRSPQRIQGSSMLFYCGIKEGMELSLLEATDIIADTRAALDQARKKIGPLSGVLSFNCIMRIQELEQNGLTDQYGALLGDVPTAGLGTYGEQFIGHVNQTATMLVFG
- a CDS encoding EcsC family protein, with product MALSATEIADLRTARNLLENPGLAARLSSLVGAPIEAGFRRLPESLHGAIIAAARKSIEKALAVALLTMDRDGCGGEASNWWHKVAVGATGATGGVFGLSALAIELPVSTAIMLRSIADIARSQGEDLRHPDARLQCLQVLALGGQSKGDDPAEAGYFAARAALAKAVSEAAEHLARKGLTRKGAPALVRLITQVAARFSVVVSQKAAAQAVPVLGALGGAAINALFIDHFQDMGRGHFIIRRLERIHGHEEVRRMYGELG
- a CDS encoding NINE protein, with the protein product MNGSGQKGPDEKYCSECGAIIKARAEICPKCGVRQASPFGSLGAVAPNGKSKLAAILFALFLGGFGIHKFYLGRSGAGILYLLFCWTFIPALLGFIDAILLLIMSDDDFNRKYGGV